A section of the Drosophila subobscura isolate 14011-0131.10 chromosome A, UCBerk_Dsub_1.0, whole genome shotgun sequence genome encodes:
- the LOC117903593 gene encoding probable 39S ribosomal protein L49, mitochondrial — translation MAASTKLLLGSGLCHRLAQLTRSLHTQPARLSSFRSSKEVQSLEQYPEVEPVESAAVWKFVERLLPPQTVPRPVAKTDYPSGWQPQKSDGSESGYFVARTKNHMVPVYLHTRFRGQRRITVVRRVQGDIWALEKDLRAVVEQARNGKLCATRVNELSGQIHIHGDYVDVLREHLKAKGF, via the exons ATGGCTGCTAGCACGAAACTCCTGTTGGGCAGCGGCCTCTGCCACAGACTTGCCCAG CTCACACGTTCCCTGCACACGCAACCCGCACGGCTGTCCAGCTTCCGCTCGTCCAAGGAGGTGCAGAGCCTGGAACAGTACCCCGAGGTCGAGCCCGTCGAGAGTGCGGCTGTCTGGAAGTTCGTGGAACGCCTGTTGCCGCCCCAGACTGTGCCACGGCCGGTGGCGAAGACGGACTACCCATCCgggtggcagccacagaagtCGGATGGCTCGGAGAGCGGCTATTTTGTGGCACGCACCAAGAATCACATGGTGCCCGTGTACCTACACACACGTTTCCGTGGCCAGCGTCGCATCACGGTGGTGCGTCGCGTCCAAGGCGACATCTGGGCTCTGGAGAAGGATCTGCGTGCAGTGGTGGAGCAGGCGCGCAATGGCAAGCTCTGTGCCACGCGCGTCAACGAGCTCAGCGGGCAGATACACATCCACGGCGACTATGTAGATGTCCTGCGTGAGCATCTCAAGGCCAAGGGCTTCTGA